The following are encoded together in the Pedobacter steynii genome:
- a CDS encoding family 20 glycosylhydrolase encodes MNKRTLLLLLILLLFANSALLAQQVSFSVVPEPYYIKQGNGGLSITDRTTIAYSDELKASAELLNEAVLSYAGFALAVNTQSPANQIVLKLDSITVKEKEGYHLVINDRQILIKGHDQAGVFYGIQSLMQLWKPHDKTSLRVEKGEIRDYPRFNYRGMHLDVGRHMYSIAFLKKFIDLLALYKFNVFHWHLTEDQGWRIEIKKYPKLQSVSAWRDGTIIGHKKETPHTFDGLRYGGYYTQEEVREVVRYASSKHVNILPEIEMPGHALAALTAYPQLGCTGGPYKTAQFWGVFDDVFCAGNEDTYQFMEDVLDEVVSLFPYAYVHIGGDECPKLKWKKCPKCQQKIKENGLKDEHELQGYFMKRIEKYLGTKNKKAVGWDEVLEGGVSKNTTIMNWRGEQSGIAAAKENYEVIMTPENMLYFDYYQSLDKNEPVAAGNYTPLSKVYGYEPIPDSLSSEQAGYIKGVQGGIWTEYMKDEKHLEYMVFPRALALSEIAWSDKREKDYPWFLKKLRYHEGFMKRTKLNYYPYFDEIIAEMKSGANGNSYLTLKTTLPKAQIRYTLDGSVPHAKSKLYQGPVLMNRSMTLKAGLFVGTRRSGRIFNQDFQHHAGLGKKISLSYAPAGKYSFSAGLLLNGLEGHHRFNDSQWLGFSGENLEALIDLGALRPVSRIGLNVLNYHWQRMWAPKKLNFLISADGKTFKEIYTGGNFDINGINKIRKEFPSENIRYVKILGENVGRIPIGEYGEGEKAWLMADEIIIN; translated from the coding sequence ATGAATAAAAGAACCCTGTTGCTTCTATTGATTTTACTGTTGTTTGCAAATTCTGCTTTACTTGCTCAGCAGGTTTCATTTTCTGTCGTCCCGGAACCATATTACATCAAACAGGGTAATGGTGGGCTGAGTATAACTGATCGGACAACAATTGCTTATTCTGATGAACTGAAAGCCAGTGCGGAGCTGTTGAATGAGGCAGTTCTTTCTTATGCCGGATTCGCACTTGCTGTAAATACCCAATCCCCGGCAAACCAGATTGTATTAAAACTGGATTCTATCACTGTGAAAGAAAAGGAGGGATATCATTTGGTCATCAATGACCGTCAGATTCTGATCAAAGGGCATGACCAAGCGGGTGTATTTTACGGCATACAGTCTTTAATGCAATTGTGGAAACCCCATGACAAAACTTCGTTGCGCGTGGAAAAAGGAGAAATCAGGGATTATCCACGTTTTAATTATCGGGGGATGCACCTGGATGTGGGCAGGCATATGTATTCAATTGCGTTCCTTAAAAAGTTTATCGATTTGCTGGCCCTTTATAAGTTTAACGTCTTTCACTGGCATCTTACTGAGGATCAGGGCTGGCGTATAGAAATAAAGAAATATCCGAAACTGCAGTCGGTATCTGCCTGGAGAGATGGAACGATTATCGGCCATAAAAAGGAAACTCCCCATACTTTTGACGGGCTAAGGTATGGAGGTTATTATACACAGGAGGAGGTCAGGGAAGTGGTGCGTTATGCTTCGTCAAAACATGTCAACATACTTCCTGAAATTGAAATGCCCGGTCATGCTTTAGCCGCGCTTACAGCATATCCGCAATTGGGATGCACTGGAGGACCTTACAAAACTGCTCAGTTTTGGGGGGTGTTTGATGATGTTTTTTGTGCTGGTAATGAGGATACCTATCAATTTATGGAAGATGTCCTGGATGAGGTGGTTAGTCTTTTTCCTTATGCCTATGTGCATATTGGGGGTGATGAATGTCCGAAGTTAAAATGGAAAAAATGTCCGAAATGCCAGCAAAAGATCAAGGAAAACGGACTTAAGGATGAACATGAGCTGCAGGGGTATTTCATGAAGCGGATAGAAAAATATCTGGGTACTAAAAATAAAAAAGCAGTAGGTTGGGATGAAGTGCTGGAAGGTGGAGTTTCTAAAAATACAACCATTATGAACTGGCGTGGGGAACAAAGTGGCATTGCTGCAGCCAAAGAAAATTATGAGGTCATTATGACTCCGGAGAATATGCTTTATTTCGACTATTATCAGTCGTTGGATAAAAATGAGCCTGTTGCTGCAGGAAATTACACCCCTTTATCCAAGGTTTACGGATATGAACCGATTCCGGATTCTTTAAGTTCTGAACAGGCCGGTTATATCAAAGGGGTTCAGGGTGGCATCTGGACAGAATATATGAAAGATGAAAAACACCTGGAGTACATGGTGTTTCCACGCGCTTTGGCTTTGTCAGAAATTGCCTGGTCAGATAAAAGGGAAAAGGACTATCCCTGGTTTCTGAAAAAGCTAAGGTATCATGAGGGTTTTATGAAGCGAACGAAGCTGAATTATTATCCTTATTTTGATGAAATCATTGCTGAAATGAAATCTGGTGCTAATGGAAATTCTTATTTGACTTTAAAAACGACATTGCCGAAAGCACAGATCAGGTATACGCTTGATGGTTCGGTCCCTCATGCAAAGAGTAAACTATACCAGGGGCCGGTCCTGATGAATCGTTCCATGACCCTAAAAGCAGGATTGTTTGTGGGAACAAGGCGTTCGGGAAGGATTTTTAATCAGGATTTTCAACATCATGCCGGATTGGGGAAAAAGATTAGTCTGAGTTATGCTCCGGCAGGTAAATACAGTTTTTCGGCGGGATTGCTTCTTAACGGGCTGGAGGGCCATCATCGTTTTAATGACTCACAATGGCTGGGATTTAGTGGAGAGAATCTGGAAGCACTTATTGACCTGGGTGCCCTGAGGCCTGTTTCCAGAATTGGGCTGAATGTACTCAATTACCATTGGCAGAGAATGTGGGCACCGAAGAAACTTAATTTTTTGATATCTGCAGATGGGAAAACATTTAAGGAGATTTATACCGGAGGAAATTTCGATATTAATGGCATTAATAAAATACGCAAGGAGTTTCCTTCAGAAAACATCCGGTATGTTAAAATACTGGGAGAAAATGTGGGCAGAATTCCTATTGGAGAATATGGAGAAGGAGAAAAGGCCTGGCTGATGGCAGATGAAATCATTATAAACTAA
- a CDS encoding gluconate:H+ symporter, with amino-acid sequence MTLLIVVGCILLLVLLTTWGKINAFIAFLFVSILAGLLLGVPLTGITKSVQKGVGDILGSLIIVIVFGAMLGKLVAASGAAQKIAAVMMKIFGRKYIQWGLMTTGFIIGIPLFYNVGFVLMVPLIFSVVYKYKLPAVYLGLPMLAALSVTHGFLPPHPSPAALVLQFHANMGLTMFYGIMLAIPAIIIAGPIYSKTLKGIVVVPLKTFQSDDLPEEQLPGTWNSFISALLPVIVMALTTVCVLIFKDNPSVTSFAGFLAEPSIVMFLTLCLTTFTLGIKMGKSMKEVMSIYGDAVKDIAMILLIIGGSGALKQVLSDSGVSKEIGDVLAGLSIEPLFLGWLIAAVIRVCLGSATVAGLTAAGIIAPLMINSNVNPELMVLSIGAGSLMFSHVNDPGFWMFKEYFNLGIKDTIRSWSIMETLVAVVGLVGVLILNQFV; translated from the coding sequence ATGACTTTACTTATCGTTGTAGGCTGCATTCTGCTACTCGTTTTACTCACCACCTGGGGCAAGATCAATGCTTTTATTGCTTTTCTTTTTGTTTCTATTCTCGCCGGTTTATTACTAGGTGTTCCTTTAACAGGCATTACCAAATCTGTGCAAAAGGGAGTAGGAGACATCCTGGGTTCCTTAATTATTGTCATTGTGTTTGGGGCAATGTTGGGTAAACTCGTTGCTGCAAGCGGAGCGGCACAGAAGATCGCTGCAGTGATGATGAAAATCTTTGGGCGTAAATACATTCAGTGGGGATTAATGACGACAGGCTTTATCATTGGTATTCCACTATTCTACAATGTTGGTTTTGTACTCATGGTGCCCCTGATTTTTTCCGTGGTTTACAAATACAAACTGCCGGCAGTATATCTTGGGCTTCCGATGCTGGCCGCTTTATCGGTTACGCATGGCTTTCTGCCTCCGCATCCTTCCCCTGCAGCTTTGGTACTGCAGTTTCATGCGAACATGGGATTAACAATGTTTTATGGCATTATGCTGGCCATTCCTGCCATCATCATTGCCGGACCAATTTATTCCAAAACCTTAAAAGGTATTGTTGTCGTGCCGCTTAAAACATTTCAATCTGACGATCTTCCTGAGGAACAATTACCTGGAACCTGGAACAGTTTCATCTCGGCATTGCTGCCGGTGATTGTCATGGCATTAACCACTGTCTGCGTGTTGATCTTTAAGGATAATCCTTCTGTGACAAGTTTTGCAGGCTTCCTTGCTGAACCTTCTATCGTGATGTTCCTTACTTTATGTCTGACCACCTTTACCCTCGGAATAAAAATGGGGAAGAGTATGAAGGAGGTGATGTCCATCTATGGGGATGCGGTAAAAGATATTGCCATGATCCTGCTTATTATTGGTGGGTCAGGAGCTTTAAAACAGGTGCTTTCCGACAGCGGGGTGAGTAAAGAGATTGGGGATGTTTTAGCCGGCTTATCTATTGAGCCCTTATTTCTGGGCTGGTTGATTGCTGCTGTAATCCGGGTGTGTCTGGGCTCTGCAACTGTAGCTGGCTTAACTGCTGCAGGAATTATTGCGCCGTTGATGATCAACTCCAATGTGAATCCGGAGCTGATGGTGCTTTCCATAGGAGCCGGTAGCCTAATGTTTTCTCATGTTAATGACCCCGGATTCTGGATGTTTAAAGAGTATTTTAACCTCGGAATTAAAGATACGATACGGTCCTGGTCTATCATGGAAACATTGGTAGCTGTGGTAGGGTTGGTAGGTGTGTTGATTTTAAACCAGTTTGTGTAA
- a CDS encoding ABC transporter ATP-binding protein codes for MLHFEKFQKSYSGYLALEIEKLTLRPGIYWLKGANGSGKSTLLKAIAGLISFEGKISLSPDIDLKKQSVAYRKLVNFAEAEPIFPEFLTGQEMVQLFATAKGALAGQEQYYLESMQMQHYIRQPVSTYSSGMLKKLSLVLAFMGSPQLILLDEPLITIDSESLQVLYQWIIEKHQKAGTNFLLASHQALEHESLSKAQVLQVENRTLKTSC; via the coding sequence ATGTTACATTTCGAAAAATTCCAAAAATCGTATAGTGGATACCTCGCGCTTGAAATTGAAAAACTCACACTCCGCCCTGGTATATATTGGCTGAAAGGAGCTAATGGATCGGGGAAAAGCACCCTTTTGAAGGCCATTGCCGGTCTCATTTCTTTTGAAGGCAAAATCAGTCTCAGCCCGGATATCGATTTAAAAAAACAAAGTGTAGCTTATCGGAAACTGGTTAATTTTGCGGAGGCCGAACCCATCTTTCCAGAGTTCCTGACTGGACAGGAAATGGTGCAGTTGTTTGCCACAGCTAAAGGTGCCCTAGCCGGACAGGAGCAGTATTATCTGGAAAGCATGCAGATGCAACATTACATCCGGCAACCGGTAAGTACCTACTCCAGTGGAATGCTAAAAAAGCTTTCTCTGGTTTTGGCATTTATGGGTTCGCCTCAACTGATCCTGCTGGATGAACCTTTGATTACAATAGATAGCGAATCACTTCAGGTGCTTTACCAATGGATTATAGAAAAGCATCAAAAAGCCGGAACAAATTTTCTATTGGCTTCCCATCAGGCACTGGAACATGAAAGCCTTTCCAAAGCGCAGGTATTACAAGTCGAAAACCGGACCTTAAAAACAAGTTGCTGA
- a CDS encoding RNA polymerase sigma factor, with protein sequence MTKHSPDLNSLISHIALYDSESSYEQLFKWLFPSLYRFSFCLLKSRELSEEVASDVMISLWKNRQKLLEVENVRVYAFVIARNLSLNALSKHARQELVSIDDIQVEVALDSLNPEQLLINGELKKKLEQATQSLPGKCQLVFKLIKEDGLSYKETASILNISVKTVDAHLVTAVKKLTTILKMEFNLM encoded by the coding sequence ATGACCAAGCATTCACCCGACTTAAATAGCCTGATCAGTCATATTGCTTTATATGACAGCGAAAGCTCCTATGAGCAGCTTTTTAAGTGGTTATTTCCTTCTTTGTATCGCTTTAGCTTTTGTTTGCTAAAATCAAGAGAGCTGTCTGAGGAAGTGGCAAGTGATGTGATGATCAGTTTGTGGAAAAATCGTCAGAAATTGTTGGAAGTTGAAAATGTAAGGGTTTATGCATTTGTAATTGCCAGAAATCTTTCCTTAAATGCGTTGAGTAAACACGCCAGACAGGAACTCGTTTCTATAGATGACATTCAGGTGGAAGTCGCTCTGGACTCTTTGAACCCGGAGCAACTTCTGATTAATGGAGAATTGAAGAAAAAACTGGAGCAGGCTACCCAATCTTTACCCGGAAAATGCCAGTTGGTATTTAAGCTCATTAAAGAAGATGGTTTGAGCTACAAAGAAACGGCATCGATTTTAAACATCTCTGTAAAGACGGTAGATGCCCATCTGGTCACCGCTGTGAAGAAATTAACGACCATTTTGAAGATGGAATTTAACCTCATGTAA
- a CDS encoding FecR family protein: MDSNRIIELLARKMANEATSRELEELDELMAIYPDSLYYDEVLKELWANSPKERFSDQVRLHQLFEKHKLKFAEEFDANVQEEEAPVGWFKKYAGVFAIACSLFLICIAALFQLNKKDTDFDTEIVSGKGIRKKIKLPDGTLVWLNAESKLSYDNDLNQKEKRLVYLIGEAFFDVAHQKNRPFIVRTNQISVKVLGTAFNVKAYDKDPVSEATLLRGSIELSVNSMTQQKILLKPSEKFAFRNHKKERSEGKSGFQNGDDVTLKIENIAPVRIAGQDYIEETSWKDDLLVFKNESFEDLKPKLERWFNVRIEIGGSIPKSYRFTGIFKNENITEALTAMQLIKPFHFKLKADDIIIY, from the coding sequence ATGGATAGCAATAGAATAATAGAACTATTGGCCCGAAAAATGGCTAATGAAGCTACCTCGCGTGAGCTGGAAGAGCTAGATGAACTGATGGCTATCTATCCTGATTCCCTGTATTATGATGAAGTATTAAAAGAACTCTGGGCCAATTCTCCTAAAGAAAGGTTTTCAGATCAGGTACGTCTCCACCAATTATTTGAAAAGCATAAGTTGAAATTCGCAGAGGAATTTGATGCTAATGTGCAGGAAGAAGAAGCTCCTGTCGGCTGGTTTAAGAAATATGCCGGTGTTTTTGCTATAGCCTGTAGCCTGTTCCTGATTTGTATTGCTGCCTTATTTCAGCTGAATAAAAAAGACACTGATTTTGACACCGAGATTGTTAGTGGTAAAGGAATACGTAAAAAGATAAAACTTCCTGACGGTACATTAGTGTGGTTGAATGCAGAGAGTAAATTGTCTTATGACAATGACCTCAATCAAAAAGAAAAGCGATTGGTATACCTTATTGGAGAAGCCTTTTTTGATGTGGCCCATCAGAAAAACCGTCCTTTCATTGTGCGTACCAATCAGATTAGTGTGAAAGTTCTGGGAACCGCATTTAATGTGAAAGCTTACGACAAAGACCCTGTTTCTGAGGCAACCCTGCTTCGGGGATCCATCGAACTTTCTGTAAATAGCATGACTCAGCAAAAAATCCTCTTAAAACCATCTGAAAAATTTGCATTCAGAAACCATAAGAAGGAAAGATCTGAAGGAAAATCCGGATTTCAGAATGGTGATGATGTGACGTTAAAAATAGAGAATATAGCGCCAGTACGAATCGCTGGTCAGGATTATATTGAAGAAACCTCCTGGAAAGACGATCTGCTGGTTTTTAAAAACGAATCATTTGAGGATTTGAAACCTAAATTGGAACGTTGGTTTAATGTCCGGATCGAGATCGGTGGAAGTATTCCTAAATCTTATCGTTTTACAGGAATCTTTAAAAATGAAAACATCACAGAAGCCTTAACGGCTATGCAATTAATCAAACCTTTTCACTTTAAACTTAAAGCAGATGACATAATTATTTACTAA
- a CDS encoding SusC/RagA family TonB-linked outer membrane protein: protein MLNWSFVFSFLLCIQVSAATYSQNTKVNLDLRKVKLKDALTILGQKGNFRLLYSEEDLPAAKSITLIEKDILVYDALAIFLKGTGLKFQSLEDNLVVIRSLNAPLADILVKGTVTDASGAAVPGASVKLKGGTIASTTDAVGRYSIKVPENGVLVFSYIGFVSQEIGVNNQTLINVKLMENSQDLSEIVVVGYGTQKKAVVSGAVTSVKGADLAKTPTANLSNSLAGRMPGVTAMQSSGEPGYDGSSIRIRGVNSLGNSDALIVIDGVPNRAGGLERLNPNDVESVSVLKDASAAIYGSRAANGVILVTTKQGKSGKPQFSYDYAYGLQQPTRTPKMSNSTQYAEILNELKIFGSDLPDDQWSAAWQSFKATGAYTRTDNGNVLTAAFRPDEMEKFRNGSDPLRYPNTDWFNTTLKNWSPQQRHNLQINGGAENIKYLISMGYLDQDGYYKKSATGYKQYDMRINLEATLNKYITTTLGVTAREEVRNFPTVGAGDIFRMLMRGRPNEVEVWPNGLPGPAIEFGYNPYVTTTDLTGYNKDKRDYFQTTGKVEIKVPGVEGLKVTGTASIDKFAGRQKRWQTPWTLYSWDKQTFEADGVTPKLVGAVSSERKDASLSETAGDQLAINLMSMVNYDKKIGEHAFGLMAGITSEKVNNDGFSASRRYFLSTALQELIAGSDKEQTVGNPTDAPNNLFNRARLSYFGRLGYNYKEKYLAEFLWRVDGSYIFPVNKRFGFFPGISLGWRLSEESFFKEHVKFVNNLKIRGSWGQMGAEAYFGNALAEYQYLSTVGFGSYVANDQLNATVFENGVPNLNFGWEVANNTNVGLDASFLNNKLSLEFDYFYNKRTKILIKRNSVPESSGITEKLPPVNLGKVNNSGFEFKLGYNDQAGEFGYGISVNGGYAKNKIVFWDEIPGAPEWQRSTGMPTGTELAYEFDGVFRNKAEIQSNTIDYSAITPNLLPGDMKFKDTNGDGKINADDQIRMDRTSTPTFTGGLNLNLQYKNFDLSVLVQGASGGMQIVGLTESGDIGNFLEWSYKNRWTIDNPSSENPRLSNRGKTYYTDLNNAARNTYWFRSNNYIRLKNVELGYSLSNTLSQKMAMKALRLYVSGLNLFTMDKIKIWDPESTNSSAQYYPQARVINVGVKATF, encoded by the coding sequence ATGTTAAACTGGAGCTTTGTTTTTTCGTTCCTCCTGTGCATACAGGTATCGGCAGCGACCTATTCACAAAATACAAAAGTGAATCTGGACCTCAGAAAAGTGAAATTAAAAGATGCCCTGACCATCCTCGGGCAAAAAGGTAATTTCAGACTGCTTTACAGTGAAGAAGATCTTCCTGCAGCGAAGAGCATTACCCTTATTGAAAAGGATATTCTCGTTTATGATGCACTTGCCATCTTTTTAAAAGGGACAGGGCTGAAATTTCAATCGCTGGAAGATAACCTGGTGGTGATACGATCACTCAATGCCCCCCTCGCGGATATATTGGTAAAAGGAACGGTCACGGATGCTAGTGGGGCCGCTGTTCCGGGAGCAAGTGTGAAGCTTAAAGGAGGCACCATAGCGAGTACTACCGATGCGGTCGGAAGATATAGCATCAAGGTCCCGGAAAATGGTGTCCTGGTGTTTTCTTATATCGGTTTTGTAAGTCAGGAGATCGGGGTAAATAACCAGACCCTGATCAATGTAAAACTGATGGAAAATAGTCAGGATTTATCAGAGATTGTAGTAGTGGGATACGGTACACAGAAGAAAGCTGTGGTTTCCGGGGCGGTGACCTCTGTAAAAGGAGCAGATCTTGCAAAAACACCAACTGCCAATCTATCCAATTCTCTGGCTGGAAGAATGCCTGGAGTAACTGCCATGCAATCTAGTGGTGAACCCGGATATGATGGTTCTTCAATTCGTATTCGTGGGGTCAATTCATTGGGAAACAGTGACGCCTTAATCGTTATTGATGGAGTGCCAAACAGGGCCGGAGGTTTGGAGCGTCTGAATCCGAATGATGTGGAAAGCGTATCGGTATTGAAGGACGCTTCTGCGGCTATTTATGGTTCCAGGGCTGCAAACGGGGTAATTTTGGTTACTACAAAACAAGGGAAATCAGGTAAACCACAATTTTCTTATGATTATGCTTACGGATTACAGCAGCCAACAAGAACCCCTAAAATGTCGAACTCGACTCAATATGCGGAGATCCTTAACGAGTTGAAAATCTTCGGTTCAGATTTGCCGGATGACCAATGGAGTGCGGCATGGCAGAGTTTCAAAGCCACCGGTGCTTATACCAGGACTGATAATGGAAATGTGCTTACTGCAGCTTTTCGTCCGGATGAGATGGAGAAATTCAGAAACGGATCAGACCCGCTGCGTTATCCGAATACCGACTGGTTCAACACTACGCTTAAAAACTGGTCGCCTCAGCAAAGACATAACCTTCAGATCAATGGGGGAGCGGAAAATATCAAATATCTGATTTCCATGGGCTACCTGGATCAGGATGGGTATTATAAGAAGTCGGCAACTGGTTATAAGCAGTACGATATGAGGATCAACCTCGAGGCTACATTAAATAAATACATCACCACCACATTAGGGGTAACTGCAAGGGAAGAGGTTAGGAATTTCCCGACTGTAGGTGCAGGAGATATCTTCAGGATGTTGATGCGCGGAAGACCAAACGAGGTAGAAGTATGGCCGAATGGGCTACCAGGGCCAGCAATTGAATTTGGTTATAATCCTTATGTAACGACTACAGACCTGACTGGTTATAATAAAGATAAAAGAGATTATTTCCAGACTACCGGTAAAGTAGAAATTAAAGTTCCAGGAGTTGAGGGCTTAAAGGTAACGGGTACAGCGTCTATTGATAAGTTTGCCGGCCGTCAAAAGAGATGGCAGACTCCATGGACTTTATACAGTTGGGATAAACAGACTTTTGAGGCTGATGGGGTAACGCCTAAGTTGGTAGGAGCGGTGAGTTCCGAACGTAAAGATGCAAGTCTGTCGGAAACAGCAGGTGATCAGCTGGCCATCAATCTGATGTCAATGGTCAATTATGATAAAAAGATAGGGGAACATGCTTTCGGTTTGATGGCAGGGATAACCAGTGAAAAAGTAAATAATGATGGTTTTTCTGCTTCACGCAGGTATTTCCTTTCTACTGCTTTGCAGGAACTGATTGCAGGAAGTGATAAGGAACAAACTGTGGGCAATCCTACAGATGCACCAAATAATTTGTTTAACAGGGCACGTCTGAGTTATTTCGGAAGATTGGGCTATAATTATAAAGAAAAATATCTTGCTGAATTTCTTTGGAGGGTAGATGGATCTTATATTTTTCCAGTCAATAAACGTTTCGGTTTCTTTCCGGGAATATCTCTCGGATGGCGTTTATCTGAAGAATCCTTCTTTAAAGAGCATGTAAAGTTTGTAAATAACCTGAAAATCAGGGGATCCTGGGGGCAAATGGGAGCAGAGGCGTATTTTGGTAATGCACTTGCAGAATATCAATATCTAAGTACCGTTGGTTTCGGCAGTTATGTGGCCAACGATCAGCTAAATGCAACTGTATTTGAAAACGGAGTTCCCAATCTGAACTTTGGATGGGAAGTAGCCAATAATACCAACGTTGGATTGGATGCCTCCTTTTTGAACAATAAACTAAGTCTGGAATTTGATTATTTTTATAATAAAAGAACTAAAATCCTGATTAAAAGAAATTCTGTTCCGGAGAGTTCCGGAATCACTGAAAAATTACCGCCGGTAAATCTGGGAAAAGTGAATAACAGTGGTTTTGAATTTAAGCTGGGCTATAATGACCAGGCGGGAGAATTTGGATATGGGATTAGTGTGAATGGTGGTTATGCTAAAAATAAAATTGTGTTCTGGGATGAAATTCCAGGTGCTCCGGAATGGCAACGCTCTACCGGAATGCCAACAGGTACAGAGCTTGCTTATGAGTTTGATGGTGTCTTCAGAAATAAAGCAGAAATCCAGTCTAACACGATTGATTATTCCGCAATCACTCCTAATTTATTGCCTGGAGATATGAAGTTTAAAGACACGAATGGAGATGGTAAAATCAATGCTGACGACCAGATCAGGATGGATAGAACGAGTACACCAACCTTTACTGGCGGATTGAACCTAAACCTTCAGTATAAGAATTTTGACCTGTCGGTATTGGTTCAGGGAGCTAGCGGAGGGATGCAAATTGTAGGATTAACAGAGTCGGGTGATATAGGAAACTTCCTGGAATGGTCTTATAAAAACCGCTGGACAATTGATAATCCGAGTTCAGAAAATCCCCGCCTGTCTAACCGTGGAAAAACTTACTATACCGATCTTAACAATGCGGCGAGAAATACGTATTGGTTTAGAAGTAATAACTATATCAGACTAAAAAATGTGGAGCTGGGCTATTCTTTATCAAACACTTTGAGTCAAAAGATGGCCATGAAAGCACTTCGGTTGTATGTGAGTGGATTGAACTTGTTTACCATGGATAAGATTAAAATCTGGGATCCGGAATCTACCAATTCCAGTGCGCAGTATTATCCACAGGCCAGAGTGATCAACGTAGGAGTGAAGGCTACTTTTTAA